A single Salmo trutta chromosome 14, fSalTru1.1, whole genome shotgun sequence DNA region contains:
- the LOC115207740 gene encoding protein/nucleic acid deglycase DJ-1 — protein MAGKKALVILSKGAEEMETVIPVDVMRRAGIAVMLAGLTGKEPVQCSRDVYLVPDASLEDARKQGPYDVVFLPGGALGAQHLSESPAVKEVLKDQEDRKGLIAAICAGPTALLAHGIAYGSTVTTHPGAKDKMMTGGHYKYSEARVQKDGHLITSRGPGTSFEFALAIVEELMGAEVAATVKAPLVLKD, from the exons ATGGCAGGGAAAAAGGCATTAGTAATCCTCTCTAAAGGTGCAGAAGAGATGGAAACAGTTATACCTGTGGACGTAATGCGTAGAGCTGGG ATTGCTGTGATGTTGGCAGGGTTGACAGGCAAAGAGCCTGTGCAGTGCAGCAGAGATGTCTACCTTGTTCCTGATGCAAGCCTGGAGGATGCCCGCAAGCAG GGGCCGTATGATGTGGTTTTTCTGCCAGGGGGAGCTCTCGGTGCCCAGCACCTGTCAGAG TCGCCTGCTGTGAAAGAGGTGTTGAAGGACCAGGAGGACAGGAAAGGGCTGATCGCTGCCATCTGTGCAG GTCCCACGGCTCTCCTGGCACATGGTATTGCCTACGGCAGCACAGTCACCACCCACCCTGGTGCCAAGGACAAGATGATGACTGGTG GCCACTACAAGTATTCTGAGGCTCGAGTCCAGAAGGATGGCCATCTGATTACCAGCCGCGGGCCAGGAACCAGCTTTGAGTTTGCCCTGGCCATTGTTGAGGAGCTCATGGGGGCTGAGGTTGCTGCTACTGTCAAAGCACCCCTGGTTCTGAAAGACTGA